One window of Triticum dicoccoides isolate Atlit2015 ecotype Zavitan chromosome 5A, WEW_v2.0, whole genome shotgun sequence genomic DNA carries:
- the LOC119303097 gene encoding probable histone H2A variant 3: MAGKGGKGLLAAKTTAAKTAEKDKGKKAPISRSSRAGLQFPVGRIHRQLKQRTQANGRVGATAAVYSAAILEYLTAEVLELAGNASKDLKVKRITPRHLQLAIRGDEELDTLIKGTIAGGGVIPHIHKSLINKSSKE; this comes from the exons ATGGCCGGGAAGGGAGGCAAGGGCCTGCTCGCGGCCAAGACGACGGCCGCCAAGACCGCCGAGAAGGACAAGGGGAAGAAGGCCCCCATCTCCCGCTCGTCCCGCGCGGGGCTGCAG TTCCCTGTGGGCCGTATCCATCGTCAGCTGAAGCAAAGGACTCAGGCCAATGGCCGTGTTGGTGCTACTGCGGCGGTCTACTCTGCTGCTATCCTGGAGTACCTGACAGCTGAGGTTCTGGAGCTGGCTGGGAACgccagcaaggatctcaaggtcaaGCGTATCACCCCTCGTCACCTCCAACTGGCCATCCGTGGAGACGAGGAGCTCGACACCCTCATCAAGGGCACCATTGCTGGTGGAGGTGTGATCCCGCACATCCACAAGTCCCTGATCAACAAGTCCTCCAAAGAGTGA